In a single window of the Streptomyces sp. NBC_00094 genome:
- a CDS encoding potassium channel family protein codes for MSDRPRNPPRQECWDRRMETPLAVASLAFLASYAIRVLGRNSLSQGWLDLCLAVTLTSWAAFIVDYAVRLRLSGLGPLRFVRTHLLDTVVLLIPLLRPVRMVSIYERLQRRREKPRLSLYARVMVYSGLTVSLLGFAGALVVFQFEADAPGATIVTFGDAVWWACSTLATVGYGDVVPVTPVGRLTAVGMMACGLALLGAVTGSFSSWLIQAFTREDEKRPPGDSPGA; via the coding sequence ATGAGCGACAGGCCAAGGAACCCGCCCCGGCAGGAATGCTGGGACCGCCGTATGGAGACCCCGCTCGCCGTGGCCTCCCTCGCCTTTCTGGCCAGTTACGCGATCCGCGTCCTCGGCCGCAACAGTCTTTCCCAGGGCTGGCTCGACCTCTGCCTCGCCGTCACCCTCACGTCCTGGGCCGCGTTCATCGTCGACTACGCGGTACGGCTCCGCCTCAGCGGCCTCGGCCCGCTCCGCTTCGTCCGTACCCATCTCCTCGACACGGTGGTGCTGCTGATTCCGCTGCTGCGGCCGGTGCGGATGGTCAGCATCTACGAGCGGCTCCAGCGCCGCCGGGAAAAGCCGAGGCTCAGCCTGTACGCGCGCGTGATGGTCTACTCCGGCCTCACGGTCAGCCTGCTGGGCTTCGCCGGCGCGCTCGTGGTCTTCCAGTTCGAGGCGGACGCCCCCGGTGCCACGATCGTCACCTTCGGCGACGCGGTGTGGTGGGCCTGCTCCACGCTCGCCACGGTGGGGTACGGGGACGTGGTCCCGGTGACCCCGGTCGGGCGGCTGACGGCGGTCGGCATGATGGCCTGTGGCCTGGCGCTGCTGGGCGCGGTGACGGGTTCGTTCTCGTCCTGGCTGATCCAGGCGTTCACGCGGGAGGACGAGAAGAGGCCCCCGGGGGATTCCCCGGGGGCCTGA
- the thrS gene encoding threonine--tRNA ligase, translated as MSEVRVTVQSASEAEERAVSAGTTAGALFADDRTVIAARVGGELKDLSYELAEGDVVEGVEISSPDGLDILRHSTAHVMAQAVQELFPEAKLGIGPPVRDGFYYDFDVEKPFTPEDLKVIEKKMQEIQKRGQRFSRRVVTDEAAREELADEPYKLELIGIKGSASTDDGANVEVGGGELSIYDNLDAKTGELCWKDLCRGPHLPTTRNIPAFKLMRNAAAYWRGSEKNPMLQRIYGTAWPSKDELKAHLDFLAEAEKRDHRKLGNELDLFSVPDEIGSGLAVFHPKGGIIRRVMEDYSRKRHEEEGYEFVYSPHATKGKLFEKSGHLDWYAEGMYPPMQLDEGVDYYLKPMNCPMHNLIFDARGRSYRELPLRLFEFGTVYRYEKSGVVHGLTRARGFTQDDAHIYCTREQMAEELDKTLTFVLNLLRDYGLNDFYLELSTKDPEKFVGSDEVWEEATAVLQQVAEKQGLPLTPDPGGAAFYGPKISVQARDAIGRTWQMSTVQLDFNLPERFDLEYTSPDGTKQRPVMIHRALFGSIERFFAVLLEHYAGAMPPWLAPVQATGIPIGDAHVDYLHEFAAKAKKQGLRVDVDSSSDRMQKKIRNAQKQKVPFMIIAGDEDMAAGAVSFRYRDGSQENGIPVDEAIAKIAKIVEDRVQV; from the coding sequence GTGTCTGAAGTCCGTGTGACCGTCCAGTCCGCCTCGGAGGCAGAGGAGAGGGCGGTGAGCGCGGGCACCACCGCCGGTGCCCTCTTCGCCGACGACCGCACCGTCATCGCCGCCCGCGTAGGCGGCGAGCTGAAGGACCTCTCGTACGAGCTCGCCGAAGGCGATGTCGTCGAGGGCGTCGAGATCTCCTCCCCGGACGGTCTCGACATCCTGCGCCACTCCACCGCCCACGTCATGGCCCAGGCCGTGCAGGAGCTCTTCCCCGAGGCCAAGCTGGGCATCGGCCCGCCGGTCCGGGACGGCTTCTACTACGACTTCGACGTCGAGAAGCCCTTCACTCCCGAGGACCTCAAGGTCATCGAGAAGAAGATGCAGGAGATCCAGAAGCGCGGTCAGCGCTTCTCCCGCCGCGTGGTGACCGACGAGGCCGCCCGCGAGGAGCTCGCGGACGAGCCGTACAAGCTGGAGCTCATCGGCATCAAGGGCTCCGCCTCCACCGACGACGGGGCCAACGTCGAGGTGGGCGGCGGCGAGCTGAGCATCTACGACAACCTCGACGCCAAGACCGGCGAGCTGTGCTGGAAGGACCTCTGCCGCGGTCCGCACCTGCCGACCACCCGGAACATCCCGGCGTTCAAGCTCATGCGCAACGCGGCGGCCTACTGGCGCGGCAGCGAGAAGAACCCGATGCTGCAGCGCATCTATGGCACCGCCTGGCCGTCGAAGGACGAGCTGAAGGCGCACCTCGACTTCCTCGCCGAGGCCGAGAAGCGCGACCACCGCAAGCTCGGCAACGAGCTCGACCTCTTCTCCGTCCCGGACGAGATCGGCTCCGGCCTCGCGGTCTTCCACCCCAAGGGCGGCATCATCCGCCGGGTCATGGAGGACTACTCGCGCAAGCGCCACGAGGAGGAGGGCTACGAGTTCGTCTACTCGCCGCACGCCACCAAGGGCAAGCTGTTCGAGAAGTCGGGCCACCTGGACTGGTACGCCGAGGGCATGTACCCCCCCATGCAGCTCGACGAGGGCGTGGACTACTACCTCAAGCCCATGAACTGCCCGATGCACAACCTGATCTTCGACGCGCGCGGGCGCTCCTACCGTGAGCTGCCGCTGCGCCTGTTCGAGTTCGGCACCGTGTACCGGTACGAGAAGTCCGGCGTCGTCCACGGTCTGACCCGGGCCCGTGGCTTCACCCAGGACGACGCGCACATCTACTGCACCCGCGAGCAGATGGCGGAGGAGCTGGACAAGACCCTCACCTTCGTCCTCAACCTGCTGCGCGACTACGGTCTGAACGACTTCTACCTGGAGCTCTCCACCAAGGACCCGGAGAAGTTCGTCGGCTCGGACGAGGTGTGGGAGGAGGCCACCGCGGTCCTCCAGCAGGTCGCCGAGAAGCAGGGCCTCCCGCTGACCCCCGACCCGGGCGGCGCCGCGTTCTACGGCCCGAAGATCTCGGTGCAGGCGCGGGACGCCATCGGCCGTACCTGGCAGATGTCGACCGTGCAGCTCGACTTCAACCTGCCCGAGCGGTTCGACCTGGAGTACACCTCCCCGGACGGCACCAAGCAGCGTCCGGTCATGATCCACCGCGCGCTGTTCGGCTCCATCGAGCGCTTCTTCGCGGTGCTCCTGGAGCACTACGCGGGTGCGATGCCGCCGTGGCTCGCGCCGGTGCAGGCGACCGGTATCCCGATCGGTGACGCCCACGTCGACTACCTGCACGAGTTCGCCGCCAAGGCGAAGAAGCAGGGCCTGCGAGTGGACGTCGACTCCTCCTCGGACCGGATGCAGAAGAAGATCCGGAACGCGCAGAAGCAGAAGGTCCCGTTCATGATCATCGCGGGTGACGAGGACATGGCCGCCGGCGCCGTCTCCTTCCGCTACCGCGACGGTTCGCAGGAGAACGGCATCCCCGTCGACGAGGCCATCGCCAAGATCGCCAAGATCGTCGAGGACCGCGTCCAGGTCTGA
- a CDS encoding DUF4365 domain-containing protein — MALAQPESGGLPPQRAASTRGSLATTACMETLQVGYLHAVAAAAGCSLSQPFPDNGIDWHVSHGSPGHTVDDEVTIKVQLKCTYQIPPRPPGNAFSFTLDNDHLVKLARTPVSVHKILVVMLVPRAQEDWLRASHDRLDLRHCCYWINLAGHPVTGRRRTTVRVPTARIFDDRALCEIMTRVGVGGRP, encoded by the coding sequence ATGGCGCTCGCCCAGCCCGAGTCGGGAGGGCTGCCGCCCCAGCGGGCAGCATCGACGCGCGGCTCACTCGCCACCACCGCCTGCATGGAGACCCTCCAGGTGGGCTACCTCCACGCGGTCGCCGCGGCGGCCGGCTGCTCGCTGTCCCAGCCGTTCCCGGACAACGGCATCGACTGGCACGTCAGCCACGGTTCTCCCGGACACACCGTCGACGACGAAGTGACCATCAAGGTGCAGCTCAAGTGCACCTACCAGATACCGCCGCGCCCGCCGGGGAACGCGTTCTCGTTCACCCTCGACAACGACCACCTGGTGAAGCTCGCCCGGACCCCCGTGTCCGTGCACAAGATCCTGGTCGTGATGCTCGTCCCGAGGGCGCAGGAGGACTGGCTGAGGGCGAGTCACGACCGGCTCGACCTGCGGCACTGCTGCTACTGGATCAACCTGGCCGGACACCCGGTCACGGGACGCCGTCGGACCACGGTGCGCGTCCCGACGGCGCGGATCTTCGACGACCGGGCGCTCTGCGAGATCATGACCCGGGTCGGCGTGGGAGGGAGACCTTGA
- a CDS encoding 3'-5' exonuclease: MTTHWYEGPLAAFDTETTGVDVEEDRIVSAALVVQDAAGARPRVTRWLVNPGIAVPEQATAIHGLTDAHLQRNGRWPAPVMEELARALAEQTAAGRPLVVMNAPFDLTMLDRELRRHRASSLGTYLASSPLCVLDPRVLDKHLDRYRKGRRTLTDLCAHYEVELTGAHDAAADATASLEVVRAVARRFSSRLERLTPAELHTLQAVWHAAQARGLQAWFTRQGTPETVDPAWPLRPELRTAA; the protein is encoded by the coding sequence ATGACAACGCACTGGTACGAAGGGCCCCTGGCCGCTTTCGACACGGAGACCACGGGAGTCGACGTCGAGGAGGACCGGATCGTCTCGGCCGCCCTCGTCGTGCAGGACGCGGCAGGGGCGCGGCCGCGGGTGACGCGCTGGCTGGTCAATCCGGGCATAGCCGTGCCCGAGCAGGCCACCGCGATCCACGGCCTGACGGACGCTCACCTCCAGCGGAACGGCCGGTGGCCGGCTCCGGTGATGGAGGAGCTGGCCCGGGCGCTGGCCGAGCAGACCGCCGCGGGGCGGCCGCTCGTGGTGATGAACGCACCGTTCGACCTGACGATGCTGGACCGGGAGCTGCGCCGGCACCGGGCGTCGTCGCTGGGGACCTATCTGGCGAGTTCGCCGCTGTGCGTGCTCGACCCGCGGGTCCTGGACAAGCACCTGGACCGGTACCGCAAGGGCCGCCGCACGCTCACCGACCTCTGCGCGCACTACGAGGTGGAGCTGACCGGGGCGCACGACGCGGCGGCCGACGCGACGGCCTCGCTGGAGGTCGTACGGGCGGTCGCGCGGCGCTTCTCGTCCCGGCTGGAGCGGCTGACGCCTGCGGAGCTGCACACGCTCCAGGCGGTCTGGCACGCGGCCCAGGCCCGGGGGCTGCAGGCGTGGTTCACGCGGCAGGGGACGCCGGAGACGGTGGACCCGGCATGGCCGCTGCGTCCTGAACTCCGCACGGCGGCCTGA
- a CDS encoding SRPBCC family protein has translation MDWCRYRFRSVWRLAAPPDAVYAVLERAEEYPRWWPQVREVVPLDDVTGTARFRSLLPYELVVTARALRRDPAARILEVGLAGDLEGRVRWTLTPEGTGTRALYEQEVEVRARLLRALAVPGRPVFRANHALMMRGGRRGLAAHLKRQLGERR, from the coding sequence ATGGACTGGTGCAGGTACCGCTTCCGCAGCGTCTGGCGGCTCGCCGCCCCGCCCGACGCCGTCTACGCCGTACTCGAACGCGCCGAGGAGTACCCCCGCTGGTGGCCCCAGGTCCGCGAGGTCGTCCCCCTCGACGACGTCACCGGCACGGCCCGGTTCCGCTCCCTCCTCCCGTACGAACTCGTCGTCACCGCCCGCGCCCTGCGCCGCGACCCCGCCGCCCGGATCCTGGAGGTCGGCCTCGCCGGGGACCTGGAGGGCCGGGTCCGCTGGACCCTCACGCCGGAAGGGACCGGCACCCGCGCCCTGTACGAGCAGGAGGTCGAGGTCCGCGCCCGGCTCCTGCGCGCCCTCGCCGTCCCCGGACGGCCCGTCTTCCGGGCCAACCACGCCCTGATGATGCGGGGTGGGCGGCGCGGACTCGCCGCCCATCTGAAGCGGCAGCTCGGAGAGCGTCGATGA
- a CDS encoding SCO7613 C-terminal domain-containing membrane protein, with translation MDTSLPPADELVLVDRELAQLDARRTQLLVRRAWLIQVLYPPLPAVPQSRPGPAVADSTPRSAQNVLLTLGGTLLTIAAVAFTLVSWGSMGIGGRAAVLLVVTAAALAAPVALLRRGLVSTAESVAALGLVLMVLDAYALHRVAPAETGGLGYTAVASAVLAGAWTAYGSALPRLRIPLPVAVVAAQLPLPLGVLAGGGGPTAFAWAALVTAAADGAVALWTRPAAVRITAAVGVTALGGWSLLTGAWLSLASPWSGAPLLLAGAALALYAAWRRPPLATAASALAGLATVAALGGLLRAALPADWSVPGYVLCGLALTVVWRATTPGATGTDPAGAGAAAPASGGGVALPAGVRLGLAGAGAGVAALGAVWALPPVATGLLGPVGRTTAVWSGEHAGPAMTWYPASAALVLLVTAAALAVVPRLWARCGALALVWALLTALPVSLDLPYAATLALQLLTTAAALGLAVRPGPVARGLRRTEAPGTSAGPSVPSFGPGTPWGTWDPRKPQRPAPVTEPRTVLGRSAYVGGLASAVSALALALDVRGATFVSLGVLLGLFAGVAVLGGGGRRVVSACAAVLAATGLVFAVAATAGFEDHWTALALLLVPAATAALGARTRTGPVALAVEVTGASVGLVALGIAASRPAFLALTLALGGVIAAATAVRPERRRFASWTAAALFLLATWVRLAVSEVTVPEAYTLPVTLPALAVGFLRRRRDPEASSWTAYGPGLAATLLPSLVAAWADPDWVRPLLLGLAALAVTLLGARFRLQALLVLGGAVLALDGLHELAPYVVQAVGALPRWLPPALAGLLLLAVGATYEQRLRDARRLRERLARMR, from the coding sequence ATGGACACTTCCCTGCCGCCCGCGGACGAGCTGGTGCTCGTCGACCGCGAGTTGGCTCAACTCGACGCACGCCGGACCCAGTTGCTGGTTCGGCGGGCCTGGCTGATCCAGGTGCTGTACCCGCCGCTGCCGGCGGTCCCGCAGTCGCGTCCCGGCCCGGCGGTGGCCGACTCGACCCCGCGGAGCGCGCAGAACGTGCTGCTGACGCTGGGCGGGACGCTGCTGACGATCGCGGCGGTCGCCTTCACCCTGGTGAGCTGGGGTTCGATGGGGATCGGCGGCCGCGCGGCGGTGCTGCTCGTGGTGACCGCGGCGGCCCTCGCGGCGCCGGTGGCCCTGCTGCGCAGGGGTCTGGTCTCGACGGCCGAGTCGGTGGCGGCGCTGGGTCTCGTCCTGATGGTGCTCGACGCGTACGCGCTGCACCGGGTGGCGCCGGCGGAGACGGGCGGCCTGGGGTACACGGCGGTGGCCTCCGCGGTTCTGGCGGGCGCGTGGACGGCGTACGGCTCGGCGCTGCCCCGGCTGCGGATCCCGCTGCCGGTGGCCGTGGTCGCCGCCCAGCTGCCGCTGCCGCTGGGCGTCCTCGCGGGCGGCGGCGGGCCGACGGCCTTCGCCTGGGCGGCGCTGGTCACGGCCGCCGCGGACGGGGCGGTGGCGCTGTGGACCCGTCCGGCGGCGGTCCGGATCACCGCGGCGGTCGGCGTGACGGCACTGGGCGGCTGGTCGCTCCTGACAGGCGCGTGGCTCTCCCTGGCCTCCCCCTGGAGCGGCGCGCCGCTCCTCCTGGCGGGCGCGGCCCTGGCCCTGTACGCGGCCTGGCGCAGGCCCCCGCTCGCGACGGCGGCCTCGGCACTCGCGGGCCTCGCGACGGTGGCGGCCCTCGGCGGCCTCCTCCGCGCCGCTCTCCCGGCGGACTGGTCGGTCCCGGGGTACGTGCTGTGCGGCCTCGCCCTGACGGTGGTGTGGCGCGCGACCACGCCTGGCGCGACCGGCACGGACCCGGCCGGTGCGGGCGCGGCCGCGCCCGCCTCGGGCGGCGGTGTGGCGCTGCCGGCCGGGGTCCGGCTCGGTCTTGCCGGCGCCGGTGCCGGGGTCGCGGCGCTCGGTGCCGTGTGGGCGCTTCCGCCCGTGGCGACGGGGCTGCTGGGCCCGGTGGGCCGGACGACGGCCGTGTGGTCCGGCGAGCACGCCGGGCCCGCCATGACCTGGTACCCGGCGAGCGCCGCCCTGGTGCTCCTGGTGACCGCTGCCGCGCTCGCGGTCGTCCCCCGGCTCTGGGCCCGCTGCGGCGCGCTCGCGCTCGTCTGGGCGCTGCTCACGGCCTTGCCGGTCTCGCTCGACCTGCCGTACGCGGCGACGCTCGCCCTCCAGCTCCTCACCACGGCGGCGGCCCTCGGGCTCGCGGTCCGCCCGGGGCCCGTGGCGCGCGGCCTGCGCCGGACCGAGGCGCCCGGCACGTCGGCCGGTCCCTCCGTGCCGAGCTTCGGCCCCGGGACTCCCTGGGGCACCTGGGACCCCCGGAAGCCCCAGCGGCCGGCGCCCGTCACGGAGCCCCGTACCGTGCTCGGCCGGAGCGCGTACGTCGGCGGGCTCGCGTCCGCCGTGAGCGCGCTCGCGCTCGCCCTGGACGTCCGAGGGGCCACCTTCGTCTCGCTCGGGGTGCTGCTCGGGCTCTTCGCGGGCGTCGCGGTGCTCGGCGGGGGCGGGCGCCGGGTGGTCTCCGCCTGTGCCGCCGTGCTCGCGGCGACGGGCCTGGTGTTCGCGGTGGCGGCCACCGCCGGGTTCGAGGACCACTGGACGGCGCTGGCCCTCCTCCTGGTCCCGGCGGCCACGGCGGCGCTCGGCGCCAGGACGCGCACGGGCCCGGTGGCCCTGGCGGTCGAGGTCACCGGCGCGTCCGTGGGCCTTGTCGCCCTGGGGATCGCCGCCTCCCGGCCCGCGTTCCTCGCGCTCACCCTGGCCCTCGGCGGAGTGATCGCGGCGGCGACGGCGGTCCGGCCGGAGCGGCGACGGTTCGCCTCGTGGACGGCCGCCGCGCTGTTCCTGCTGGCCACCTGGGTGCGGCTCGCGGTCTCCGAGGTGACGGTCCCGGAGGCGTACACGCTCCCGGTGACGCTGCCCGCGCTGGCCGTCGGGTTCCTGCGGCGGCGCCGGGACCCGGAGGCCTCGTCCTGGACGGCGTACGGCCCCGGGCTCGCGGCGACGCTGCTGCCGAGCCTCGTCGCGGCCTGGGCGGACCCGGACTGGGTGCGCCCGCTGCTCCTGGGCCTCGCGGCGCTCGCCGTGACGCTGCTCGGCGCGCGGTTCCGGCTCCAGGCGCTGCTCGTGCTCGGCGGCGCGGTGCTGGCCCTGGACGGGCTGCACGAGCTGGCCCCGTACGTCGTGCAGGCGGTCGGCGCGCTTCCCCGCTGGCTGCCGCCGGCCCTCGCCGGGCTCCTGCTGCTCGCGGTGGGCGCCACGTACGAGCAGCGGCTGCGGGACGCCCGGAGGCTGCGGGAGCGGCTGGCGCGGATGCGGTGA
- a CDS encoding TIGR02611 family protein, which yields MHAESDERTGDSAAGQEAELGSRAPEFIKSRRGLHLSWQVGVFIVGLAVVGAGVVMLPLPGPGWLVIFGGMAIWATEFVWAQLVLRWTKRKVTEAAQRALDPKVRRRNIILTTVGLVIIAALLGVYLWKFGVVMPWKIEE from the coding sequence ATGCATGCGGAGAGTGACGAGCGCACAGGGGATTCCGCAGCCGGCCAGGAAGCCGAACTGGGATCCCGCGCACCGGAGTTCATCAAGTCCCGACGAGGCCTGCACCTGAGCTGGCAGGTCGGCGTCTTCATCGTGGGACTCGCCGTGGTCGGCGCGGGCGTCGTGATGCTGCCGCTGCCCGGTCCCGGCTGGCTGGTCATCTTCGGCGGCATGGCGATCTGGGCGACCGAGTTCGTCTGGGCGCAGCTCGTGCTCCGCTGGACCAAGCGGAAGGTCACCGAGGCCGCCCAGCGCGCTCTCGATCCCAAGGTCCGCCGCAGGAACATCATCCTCACCACCGTCGGGCTGGTGATCATCGCCGCCCTGCTCGGGGTCTACCTCTGGAAGTTCGGCGTCGTCATGCCGTGGAAGATCGAAGAGTGA
- a CDS encoding SsgA family sporulation/cell division regulator: MNTTVSCELHLRLVVSSESSLPVPAGLRYDTADPYAVHATFHTGAEETVEWVFARDLLAEGLHRPTGTGDVRVWPSRSHGQGVVCIALSSPEGEALLEAPARALESFLKRTDAAVPPGTEHRHFDLDTELSHILADS, translated from the coding sequence ATGAACACCACGGTCAGCTGCGAGCTGCACCTGCGCCTCGTTGTGTCGAGCGAGTCCTCACTGCCTGTACCCGCGGGCCTGCGGTATGACACGGCCGATCCGTATGCCGTGCACGCCACCTTCCACACCGGAGCCGAAGAAACGGTCGAATGGGTATTCGCCCGCGACCTCCTCGCCGAGGGGCTCCACCGGCCCACCGGCACGGGCGACGTCCGCGTCTGGCCATCCCGTAGTCACGGCCAGGGAGTCGTCTGCATCGCGTTGAGCTCACCCGAGGGAGAAGCCCTGCTCGAGGCCCCGGCGCGGGCCCTGGAGTCGTTCCTGAAGAGGACCGACGCTGCCGTGCCACCGGGCACCGAGCACAGGCACTTCGATCTCGATACGGAGCTCTCCCACATCCTGGCGGACAGCTGA
- a CDS encoding CGNR zinc finger domain-containing protein gives MLIPHDTRIALDHVVDLMNTAPQGDRPDELADLDGLRTFVQAHTISDVGELGPADLKAVREVREKFAAVFSAPDPRIAAPLINQLVAAAGTTPQLTDHDGYDLHVHYFAPGASVADHLAADCGMALAFIVVAGEQERLRRCEAPDCGRAFVDLSRNRSRRYCDSRTCGNRLHVAAYRARRKEAAG, from the coding sequence GTGCTGATCCCCCACGACACCCGGATCGCCCTCGACCACGTCGTCGATCTGATGAACACCGCGCCCCAGGGCGACCGCCCCGACGAGCTCGCGGACCTCGACGGTCTGCGGACCTTCGTGCAGGCCCACACGATCAGCGACGTGGGCGAGCTCGGCCCCGCCGACCTGAAGGCCGTGCGCGAGGTGCGCGAGAAGTTCGCCGCGGTCTTCTCTGCCCCCGACCCCCGGATCGCGGCCCCGCTGATCAACCAGCTCGTGGCGGCGGCAGGCACCACCCCGCAGCTCACCGACCACGACGGCTACGACCTGCACGTGCACTACTTCGCACCCGGCGCCTCGGTGGCGGACCATCTCGCCGCCGACTGCGGCATGGCCCTGGCGTTCATCGTCGTGGCGGGCGAGCAGGAGCGTCTGCGCCGCTGCGAGGCACCGGACTGCGGCCGGGCCTTCGTCGACCTCTCCCGCAACCGCTCCCGCCGCTACTGCGACAGCCGCACCTGCGGCAACCGGCTGCACGTGGCCGCGTACCGCGCGCGCCGCAAGGAAGCGGCGGGCTGA
- a CDS encoding DsbA family protein, translated as MSDSTTAPTSPVVLEAWFDLQCPDCFVALDDVRALRETYGDRLDVQLRHFPLAKHKHAYAAAQAAEEAVEQGKGWPYVEALLARTAELGDRGEPVLLEVATELGLDAEEFDTALIDGRHLLTVDADEAEGKAIKVTGTPTYVIDGERLDGGQSQEGLRQRIAETVDRLLKG; from the coding sequence ATGAGTGACTCCACCACCGCACCCACCTCCCCCGTCGTCCTGGAGGCCTGGTTCGACCTCCAGTGCCCCGACTGCTTCGTGGCCCTCGACGACGTCCGCGCTCTCCGTGAGACGTACGGCGACCGGCTCGACGTACAGCTACGCCACTTCCCGCTGGCGAAGCACAAGCACGCGTACGCCGCGGCCCAGGCCGCCGAGGAGGCCGTCGAGCAGGGCAAGGGCTGGCCGTACGTGGAGGCGCTGCTCGCCAGGACCGCCGAGCTCGGCGACCGGGGCGAGCCGGTCCTCCTGGAGGTGGCGACCGAGCTGGGCCTGGACGCCGAGGAGTTCGACACCGCTCTGATCGACGGCCGGCACCTGCTGACCGTCGACGCGGACGAGGCCGAGGGCAAGGCGATCAAGGTCACCGGCACCCCGACCTATGTGATCGACGGCGAGCGCCTCGACGGCGGCCAGAGCCAGGAGGGCCTGCGGCAGCGGATCGCGGAGACCGTCGACCGCCTCCTCAAGGGCTGA
- a CDS encoding GNAT family N-acetyltransferase, which translates to MTTTLRPAEPLQQSPDGGRSRTYDVCVNSRRVGSVHLSTDPAFGGASGVIQGLRVDEPDRRRGRGMVAALASEEVLRGWGCVEVQISVPADAEAALRMARSLGYTERSRNMVKELAAAPPVLPEGVEVRPMTGAEFTEWEARAKKSFAQSWIDRGVPEAQARAKADDSYRRYLPQGLATPGIAIHVVVRDERPAGYLWTGRHELEPGRWAAFVFDIEVAEGQRGRGYGRALMLLAERVARESGEDVLGLHVFAGNTPAIRLYESLGYRTTHVNSAKELR; encoded by the coding sequence ATGACCACCACCCTGCGGCCGGCCGAGCCGCTTCAGCAGTCGCCCGACGGCGGCCGTTCCCGTACCTACGACGTGTGCGTGAACAGCCGCCGCGTCGGCTCCGTCCACCTCTCGACCGATCCCGCCTTCGGTGGGGCCTCGGGCGTGATCCAGGGGCTCCGGGTCGACGAGCCGGACCGGCGGCGGGGCCGGGGCATGGTCGCCGCGCTCGCCTCCGAGGAGGTGCTGCGCGGCTGGGGCTGTGTCGAGGTCCAGATATCGGTGCCCGCCGACGCCGAGGCGGCGCTGCGGATGGCCCGCTCGCTCGGCTACACCGAGCGCAGCCGGAACATGGTCAAGGAACTGGCCGCCGCCCCGCCGGTCCTGCCGGAGGGCGTCGAGGTGCGGCCCATGACCGGGGCCGAGTTCACGGAGTGGGAGGCGCGCGCCAAGAAGTCCTTCGCGCAGAGCTGGATCGACCGGGGCGTCCCCGAGGCGCAGGCCCGTGCCAAGGCCGACGACAGCTACCGCCGGTACCTGCCGCAGGGCCTGGCGACTCCCGGCATCGCGATCCACGTGGTCGTCCGGGACGAGCGGCCCGCCGGCTACCTGTGGACCGGCCGCCACGAGCTCGAACCGGGGCGGTGGGCCGCTTTCGTGTTCGACATCGAGGTCGCCGAGGGGCAGCGCGGGCGCGGCTACGGCCGGGCGCTCATGCTGCTCGCCGAGCGGGTCGCCAGGGAGTCGGGGGAGGACGTGCTCGGACTCCACGTCTTCGCGGGCAACACCCCGGCGATCCGGCTCTACGAGTCGCTCGGCTACCGCACGACCCATGTGAACAGCGCCAAGGAGCTCCGGTAG
- a CDS encoding aminotransferase class IV, producing MKLWVNGGLHDAEAARVSVLDHGLTVGDGVFETVKAERGETFALTLHLERLARSARGLGLPEPDLDEVRRACAAVLAANPMELGRLRITYTGGLSPLGSERGDSGAGLVVGLGETGRRADSTAVITVPWTRNERGALTGLKTTSYAENVVALARACEQGASEALFGNTVGRLCEGTGSNVFVVIDGTIHTPPVSSGCLAGITRALAVEWTGAVETDLPLDVLESAEEIFLTSTLRDVQAVHRVDGRLLADAPGPVTAKAMRVFDERAAQDRDPRLA from the coding sequence ATGAAACTCTGGGTCAACGGCGGGCTGCACGACGCGGAGGCCGCCCGGGTCTCCGTACTGGACCACGGGCTGACCGTCGGCGACGGCGTCTTCGAGACGGTCAAGGCCGAGCGCGGAGAAACGTTTGCTCTCACCCTCCATCTGGAGCGCCTCGCCCGCTCCGCCCGCGGCCTGGGCCTGCCCGAGCCGGACCTGGACGAGGTCCGCCGCGCCTGCGCCGCCGTCCTCGCCGCCAACCCGATGGAGCTCGGGCGGCTGAGGATCACGTACACCGGCGGTCTCTCCCCGCTCGGGTCGGAGCGCGGCGACTCCGGCGCGGGCCTCGTCGTCGGCCTGGGCGAGACCGGCCGTCGCGCCGACTCCACCGCCGTGATCACCGTGCCCTGGACCCGCAACGAGCGTGGCGCCCTCACGGGCCTGAAGACCACCTCGTACGCGGAGAACGTCGTCGCCCTCGCCAGGGCGTGCGAGCAGGGGGCCTCCGAGGCGCTCTTCGGCAACACCGTGGGCCGGCTCTGCGAGGGCACCGGCTCCAACGTCTTCGTCGTGATCGACGGCACGATCCACACCCCGCCCGTCTCCTCCGGCTGCCTCGCGGGCATCACCCGTGCCCTCGCGGTGGAGTGGACCGGCGCCGTGGAGACCGACCTGCCGCTGGACGTCCTGGAGAGCGCCGAGGAGATCTTCCTGACCTCGACCCTCCGCGACGTCCAGGCCGTGCACCGGGTCGACGGGCGCCTGCTCGCCGACGCTCCGGGGCCGGTCACCGCCAAGGCCATGCGGGTCTTCGACGAGCGCGCGGCCCAGGACAGGGACCCGCGCCTCGCCTGA